GCTCGTGCAGCCGCTGCCCAGCCGCGTGCCGAAGCCCACCAGCAGCCCCGCGACGACGGCCACGCCGAGCCCCGGCACCACGGGCGCTCCGAACGACTGCGGACGCGCGAGCGCCAGCAGCACGCCGCCGCCCGCGAGCCCCAGGACGAAGGCGCCACGCCAGCCGGCCTCGCCGGGGGCGGGGGACAGCAGGCCGCCGAGGATGCCGCTGATGCCCGCGACGCGGCCGTTGAAGAACAACAGGAGCGAGGCGGCCGCGCCAATGAGGACGCCGCCCATCAAGGGGAGAAGAACCGTGTTCATCGACACCACACCCGACGAAGGAGAGAGCCCGAGGCGAGCGGCCGGCCGACCCGTGTCGGGCGCCGTCGCCTCGCGCGCCCCATCATGACGACAGGGGCGTGCGGGTGAGAGCCGGGAGGCGCGGAAAAGGATTCGCGGGTGGGGCGCGAGGGGCGCACCGGGCGGGCGCGTGCCCACCTGTCCGGGAGGACCCACGGCGCCCCGGTGTCCGCGCGCGTGTCTCGCGGTGCGGAGCGGCGCGGACGGGGGGCGAAAAAGGGGACGGGACCCAGGCCCCTTGGAAGCCTGAGTCCCCGTCCCTGCCCTCCTCCCCAGGAGCAATGAAAGAGGAGGGCGTGTGTGAGGCACGGTCAAGCCTTGCTGGGCGTGGCCGTGGGGGACGACGTGGACGAGGTCGCCGCGGTGGCCGGCGAGGGGACGGCGGCCACCGGCGGGGGCTTGCCCAGGCCGACGTGCATGCGGTGCTTCACCTCGGCGAAGCGTGAGGAGGCCTCGCGCTCCGGAGACAGCAGCGAAACGATTCCTCCCACGATGAAGGCCAGCGGAATCGTGATGATGCCTGGATTCTTCAGCGGAAACAGCGCGCTCGCGTTCTTCAGCAGGTCCACCTGTACGGTGGGCGACAGGAAGATGAGCACCACGGAGCTGACGGCGCCGGTGAGCATGCTGGCCACCGCGCCGCGCGTGGTGAAGCCCTTCCACGCCATGGACA
This sequence is a window from Myxococcus stipitatus. Protein-coding genes within it:
- a CDS encoding YeeE/YedE family protein gives rise to the protein MNTVLLPLMGGVLIGAAASLLLFFNGRVAGISGILGGLLSPAPGEAGWRGAFVLGLAGGGVLLALARPQSFGAPVVPGLGVAVVAGLLVGFGTRLGSGCTSGHGVCGLARGATRSLVATLVFMATGALTVFLARHVVGGAP